The sequence below is a genomic window from Thalassobaculum sp. OXR-137.
GACTGGTACCACGACGATCAGCCGTTCCCGATGCGCACCCGCTCGGGCCGCACCCTGGTGACCATCCCCTACACGATGGAGCTGAACGACGCGGTCATGTACCGCAACCAGTTCGACGGCGAGGATTTCGCCAACTGGACCTGCGACGCCTTCGACACCCTGTACAAGGAGGGCGAGGAGCAGCCGCGGGTGCTCTGTCTGGCGCTGCACCCCTACATCCTGGGCCAGCCGCACCGGATCAAGCATCTGGACCGCACGCTCGCCTACATCACCGGCCACGACAAGGTCTGGCTGGCCACCGGCGAGGAGATTGCCGACTGGTACATCGCCAATCACCTCGACACGATGAAAGCCCATCTGGGCTGGGAGGACGCGCCATGACCGAACCGCGTCCCGGCATGGACCATGATCTCTATCGCTATTCGGCGATGGACCGGCGTCCGGCGATCTCCTGGCCCGACGGCAACGGGCTCGCCTTCACCGTGCTGCTGCACCTGGAGTTCTGGCGGCTCGAGCCGCCCAAGGAGGATTGGCGCGACCCGCGCTATCAGGGCGCGTTCGGCAATTTCTACCCGGACTACACCGGCTACACCCAGCGCGAATACGGCAACCGCATCGGCATCTTCCGGGTGCTCGACCGGCTCGACCGGTTCGGCCTGAAGCTGACGGTGCCGGCCAACGCCTCGGCGCTGAAGCGCTATCCGGCCATCGTCGAGCGTCTGATGGACCGCAAGGTCGAGTTCGTCGCCGCCGGCACCCATTCCGACCGGATGATCACCTCCAAGCTCGACGCCGACGCCCAGCGCTGGATGATCGACGAGAGCCTGGAGACGGTGGAGCGCATCACCGGCCAGCGGCCGACCGGCTGGGCCGGCCCGGCCTATGGCGAGAGCGAGATCACCGCCGGCCTGCTGGCCGAGTTCGGGCTCGACTACGTCATGGACTGGCCGAACGACGACCAGCCCTACATGCTCACCACCAAGCCGTCCCTGGTCTCCATCCCGCGCCAGCCCGAATGGGACGACGGCGAGATCATGTGGCTGCGCAAGGTGCCGCGCGAGACCTGGGAGGAGATGGTCGTCTCAGCCTTCGACCGGCTCTACGAGGAGCGGGCGGGGGGACGGTATTTCTCGCTGTCCCTGCATCCCTGGATCGTCGGCCAGTTCCACCGCATCCGCTTCCTGGAGCAGGTGCTGGAGCGCATCGCGCCGGCGCGCGACGGCGTCTGGCAGACCACCGCCGGCGACGTCGCCCGGCACTTCCGCTCCCTGCAATCCGACTGACTTTTCGCGCCCGACGGCGCCCCTAAGGAGAGACTGACATGGCCACCGCAGGCATCGACAATGTCGACTACATCCGCGCGTTCATGACCGAGCGCCCGGTGGAGTTCGAGCGCTCCGCCCTGGTGATCGTCGACATGCAGAACGCGTCGGGCTCGCGCACCGGCGCGCTCGGCCGCCGGATGAAGGCGGAGGGGTCGACCTCCACCGATTACCGCTTCGACCGGATCGAGAAGCTCGTGGTGCCGAACATCCGCCGCATGCTGGACGGCTTCCGCGCCAAGGGCGGCGGCGTGGTCTACGTCACCCTCGGCGCCCAGCGCGAGGATGCCGCCGACGCCCCGCCGCACATGCGCAAGATGTTCCAGGAGACCAACAACTGGGTCGGCAGCGAGGAGCACAAGGTCGTCGCCGGCCTGGAACCGCAGCCGGGCGAACTGATCGTGCGCAAGACCAGCATCGGCGCCTTCGCCTCCACCGGGCTCGACCACCTGCTGCGCTCGATGGGTTGGGACAATCTCTACATGACCGGCGTGTCGACCAACATGTGCGTGGAGACCACGGCCCGCGAGGCGGCCGACCGCGGCTATCACGTGACCATGGTGGAAGACGGCTGCGCCACGACGCGGAAAGAGCTGCACGAGGGCACGATGCAGAACTTCCAGCGCCTCTTCGGCCGGGTGCGCAGCACCGATGAGGTGATGTCGGAGTTGAATCTCTGATTCAGGATAGATTCGCAAAATACTGAAAACAACCGACTTCCCGGCTCAATCCCGGATGAGATCCGGGATCGTCCGGGAAGTCGGTTTGGGGGTAGGGAAGAAGCCGGGCTCGGCACCAGGCTCTACATTCACCTGCAAATACAACCGACTTCCTGGAAGCGCCGGAGGCGCTGTCCAGGACCGTGCCTCTGCAGCGTCCGCGGCACGATCCTGGATCAAGTCCAGGAAGTCGGTGACGGGGGATCACCGCGCCGCCGCCAGCTCCACCGAGGCGAGGCCGGCGATCACGTCCTCGATGGTGTCCAGCGCCTGGGTGAGGGCGTCGATCGGGATGGTCAGGGGCGGCAGCAGCTTCAGCACCTCGTCGTCCGGCCCGCAGGTCTCCGCAATCACGTCGCGCGCGAAAAGCTGCCGCGAGACCAGGGCGGCGGTGCCCGGTCCCTGCAGCACCAGCCCGCGCATGAACCCGCGTCCGCGCAGCCCGGCCACATGCTCCGGCCAGCGGGCGGCGATGGCCTCCAAGCGGTCGTCCAGAATGTCGATCTTCTGCGCCAGGTCGTCCTGGAACGCCCGGTCCTCCCAGTAGCCCAGCGCCGCCTCCGCCGCGACGAAGGCGAGATTGTTGCCCCGGAACGTGCCGTTATGCTCCCCCGGCTCCCAGACGTCGCGCGACGGCTCGATCAGCAGCAGCGCCATGGGCAGGCCGATGCCGCCGATGGATTTCGACAGACAGACCAGATCCGGCTTAAGGCCGAACGGCTCGAAGCTGAAGAAACTGCCGGTGCGCCCGCATCCCGCCTGGATGTCGTCGATCGCGAGCAGGGCGCCCGACCGCTCGGCCAGGGCCTGCACCCGCAGCAGCCAGTCGGCGGACGCCGCCCGCAGGCCGCCTTCGCCCTGCACCGTCTCCACCAGGAAGCAGGCCGGCGCGTCGATGCCGCTGCCCGGATCCTCGATGGCGCGTTCCAGGAAATCGAGCATGTCGGCGGTGCCGTAGCCGTCAAAGGGCAGGCGCAGCACCCCCGGCAGCGGCTGGCCGGCGCCGCGCCGCTTGTCCCGGTTGGCGGTGGCGGCGAGCGCGCCGAGGGTCATGCCGTGGAACCCGCCGGTGAAGGCCACGATCGTGGCGCGGCCGGTCGCCTTGCGCGCCAGCTTCAGCGCCGCCTCCACCGCGTTGGTGCCGGTCGGGCCGGTGAACATGACCCGATGCGGCATCCCGCGCGGCTCCAGGATCACCCGGCGGAAGCGTCGTAGGAATGCCGCCTTGGCCTCGGTGTGCAGGTCCATGGCCTGCACGATCCCGTCATGGGCGAGATAGTCGAGCACCGCCCGTTTCAGGGTCGGATTGTTGTGGCCGTAGTTTAGGGCGCCGCAGCCGGTGAGCAGGTCGGTCAGGCAGCGGCCGTCCTCGGTGAAGACCTGATGCCCGATCGCCCGGGTGAACAGGGCGGGGAAGCTGCGGCAGTAGGAGCGGACACGGGATTCGGCGAGGTCGAAGATGTCGTGCATGGGTCGGACTCCCGGACCGAAGCTGGCTTGAATAATATATTACTCTATTCTGAAAATGCGCGTCATGCGAGCATAACTATCGAACGGCTCGAAAATCCTGGCCGATGCAGAGATAGTCGCCGGTGCCGGTCATCTCCAAGCGCGGCGGACTGACGGTCAGGGCGAAGTCGTGCGCCAGCAGGTCGCGCAGCCAGCGGTCCTCGGCCCGGGTCCAGGGGCCGTAATGGAACTCCCCCAGGATCCAGGTGGCGCCGCGCAGCACGTCGCGCGCCGGCGCCAGGTCGAATTCTCCCCCCTCGATGTCGAGCTTCAGACCGTAGGGCCGCCGAGGATCGAAAAGCGTGCCGAGGTCGACCGCCGCCACCCGGGTCGTCGAG
It includes:
- the ectB gene encoding diaminobutyrate--2-oxoglutarate transaminase codes for the protein MHDIFDLAESRVRSYCRSFPALFTRAIGHQVFTEDGRCLTDLLTGCGALNYGHNNPTLKRAVLDYLAHDGIVQAMDLHTEAKAAFLRRFRRVILEPRGMPHRVMFTGPTGTNAVEAALKLARKATGRATIVAFTGGFHGMTLGALAATANRDKRRGAGQPLPGVLRLPFDGYGTADMLDFLERAIEDPGSGIDAPACFLVETVQGEGGLRAASADWLLRVQALAERSGALLAIDDIQAGCGRTGSFFSFEPFGLKPDLVCLSKSIGGIGLPMALLLIEPSRDVWEPGEHNGTFRGNNLAFVAAEAALGYWEDRAFQDDLAQKIDILDDRLEAIAARWPEHVAGLRGRGFMRGLVLQGPGTAALVSRQLFARDVIAETCGPDDEVLKLLPPLTIPIDALTQALDTIEDVIAGLASVELAAAR
- a CDS encoding isochorismatase family cysteine hydrolase; the protein is MATAGIDNVDYIRAFMTERPVEFERSALVIVDMQNASGSRTGALGRRMKAEGSTSTDYRFDRIEKLVVPNIRRMLDGFRAKGGGVVYVTLGAQREDAADAPPHMRKMFQETNNWVGSEEHKVVAGLEPQPGELIVRKTSIGAFASTGLDHLLRSMGWDNLYMTGVSTNMCVETTAREAADRGYHVTMVEDGCATTRKELHEGTMQNFQRLFGRVRSTDEVMSELNL
- a CDS encoding polysaccharide deacetylase family protein, whose protein sequence is MTEPRPGMDHDLYRYSAMDRRPAISWPDGNGLAFTVLLHLEFWRLEPPKEDWRDPRYQGAFGNFYPDYTGYTQREYGNRIGIFRVLDRLDRFGLKLTVPANASALKRYPAIVERLMDRKVEFVAAGTHSDRMITSKLDADAQRWMIDESLETVERITGQRPTGWAGPAYGESEITAGLLAEFGLDYVMDWPNDDQPYMLTTKPSLVSIPRQPEWDDGEIMWLRKVPRETWEEMVVSAFDRLYEERAGGRYFSLSLHPWIVGQFHRIRFLEQVLERIAPARDGVWQTTAGDVARHFRSLQSD